AACGGTTTTACGAACACAATTCACAAAATGGAGTTTAAAGAAGAAGGGGAGTGGACACTAACTATGCACGGGCCTGATGGGACTAATTATCCAAACAGGATTGTGTACAAAGAAATTGAGCTGCACAAAAAGATAGTGTTTGAGCATTTTCATCCGTACTTTTTTACTACGGTTATTTTTGAAGCGAAGGGTGAAGAAACTTATATTGACTGGACAATGGAGTTTAATACCGCTGAAATGCGTGATATTATTATAAAAGCCCATAAAGCTGATGAAGGCCAAAAAGAAAACCTTGATAAGCTGGGCAAATACCTTGCAGGCGTTGCTTCAAGCAATTGATTGTCCCCCTTTGGGTGAATTTTCTTCAAAAGGTTTGAGGTAACACCTCAAACCTTTTTTATTTATAGTGTTAATAATCAATATAATAT
This genomic interval from Bacteroidota bacterium contains the following:
- a CDS encoding polyketide cyclase; protein product: MENRQIRITRVFKAPVELMWDVWSKPEHIANWWGPNGFTNTIHKMEFKEEGEWTLTMHGPDGTNYPNRIVYKEIELHKKIVFEHFHPYFFTTVIFEAKGEETYIDWTMEFNTAEMRDIIIKAHKADEGQKENLDKLGKYLAGVASSN